The proteins below come from a single Roseiflexus sp. RS-1 genomic window:
- a CDS encoding protein O-mannosyl-transferase family has product MYGATAAPDVLSGDSAEFQFAATLSGVPHPTTYPLATIMGHLATRLLPFGTPAWRVTMVSALCAALAVALFALLARRVIGKWLPACVGALALGVAPGLWNAATLAEIYALLALLIVALALALHRAVENPARRVLAYFAPAALIAGLGCTHHGLFVVTALPLFIAGCGAAMRRDGAYPSLRATAITLVSVALWFLIGTTPLIYPLVQFARFGPFDGLDYGLPGHYFWGAPQSWWDVVDLLTGGEVRRGIFQFPDAASALSTIQMVGRRLWFEFGPVGVASGVVGCVVLARSSVWVWRASAWVFFATLTYLLLLGPAVGDAPVFTLPMLLPWALWIGVGADALTRRAQSPRAPWRSVALIAILVALTLGWGATRYRVSAKQHLWLYREFATATFSVLPPDAVVITHWEQGTTLLYLRLVEGVRPDVWIDVVEPGDDPWFERAQRRYPDRPVYFVGQPDSVAGIPVDLVIDEAYANVYRLRSRPAP; this is encoded by the coding sequence GTGTATGGCGCCACCGCAGCACCCGACGTCCTCTCCGGCGACTCGGCGGAGTTCCAGTTTGCCGCCACGCTGTCTGGCGTTCCGCATCCGACGACCTATCCGCTGGCAACGATCATGGGTCATCTGGCGACCCGTCTCCTTCCGTTCGGTACGCCTGCCTGGCGGGTCACCATGGTTTCGGCGCTGTGCGCTGCGCTGGCGGTAGCGCTGTTTGCGCTGCTGGCACGGCGTGTTATCGGGAAATGGTTGCCTGCGTGCGTCGGAGCGCTGGCGCTGGGGGTTGCGCCGGGTTTGTGGAATGCCGCTACACTCGCCGAAATCTACGCGCTGCTGGCGCTCCTGATCGTCGCGCTGGCGCTGGCATTGCATCGCGCGGTCGAAAACCCGGCGCGCCGTGTGCTGGCATATTTCGCTCCTGCGGCGCTGATCGCCGGGTTAGGGTGTACGCACCACGGCTTATTCGTTGTGACTGCGCTTCCGCTCTTCATAGCTGGATGTGGTGCAGCCATGCGTCGTGATGGCGCGTATCCGTCGTTACGCGCGACGGCGATCACGCTCGTCTCCGTCGCGCTCTGGTTCCTCATCGGCACGACCCCCTTGATCTATCCATTGGTGCAGTTCGCCCGTTTTGGTCCGTTCGACGGGCTGGATTACGGCTTGCCGGGGCACTATTTCTGGGGAGCGCCACAGTCGTGGTGGGATGTGGTGGATCTGCTGACGGGCGGCGAGGTTCGGCGCGGCATCTTTCAGTTCCCCGACGCTGCATCGGCGCTGTCCACCATTCAGATGGTCGGAAGGCGGCTCTGGTTCGAGTTCGGACCAGTCGGCGTGGCGTCCGGCGTCGTTGGGTGCGTTGTGCTGGCGCGATCTTCCGTCTGGGTCTGGCGCGCCTCCGCCTGGGTGTTCTTTGCGACGCTGACGTACCTTTTGCTGCTTGGTCCTGCGGTTGGTGATGCACCGGTTTTTACCCTGCCGATGCTGCTGCCGTGGGCGCTGTGGATCGGCGTCGGCGCGGATGCGCTCACCCGCCGGGCGCAGTCACCGCGTGCGCCCTGGCGCTCCGTGGCGCTGATTGCCATCCTGGTTGCATTGACGCTGGGGTGGGGCGCAACGCGCTATCGGGTGTCGGCAAAGCAGCATCTCTGGCTCTACCGCGAGTTCGCCACGGCGACGTTCTCCGTGCTGCCGCCGGATGCGGTTGTCATAACCCATTGGGAACAGGGAACCACGCTGCTCTACCTGCGCCTGGTGGAAGGCGTTCGTCCCGATGTGTGGATCGATGTTGTCGAGCCAGGCGATGATCCCTGGTTCGAGCGGGCGCAACGACGGTATCCGGATCGTCCGGTCTACTTTGTCGGGCAACCAGACAGCGTCGCCGGAATACCGGTCGATCTGGTGATCGACGAAGCATACGCGAATGTGTATCGGTTACGGAGCAGACCGGCGCCCTGA
- a CDS encoding molybdopterin molybdotransferase MoeA: MRRESPYPMVPIDEAQRIITAHVAPLGVEEMDVLRNAADGRVLAEDIYATDPLPDVPKAAVDGYALRSADGVAPRRVIAEVTAGAAPGLRVEPGTAVRVMTGAPVPEGADAVVMVEHTEEQDGTLTVRHALSAGDNIHTVGQDIAAGQCVLTRGTTLGAAEIGLLATVGRVRVQVYRRPIVAVLATGDEVYEPDGEVFPGGVRDSNRYALMAAAREAGCVAVSLGIARDDLSVQRAAILDAVDRADVLLTSGGVSMGTRDLIKPLLAELGAVHFGRIAFKPGKPTTFATIDRPGRAAPLLVFGLPGFPVSSLVSFEVFVRPALRRLQGDARPERPRVRVTLRDPIYPSADRPEYQRAIVGWAEGRLLARSTGRQGSSRLLSMLGANAMLIVPPGTQPFPAGAELEALLTGPLAPFDE; the protein is encoded by the coding sequence ATGCGACGCGAATCGCCCTATCCGATGGTTCCGATCGACGAGGCGCAGCGCATTATCACTGCGCATGTCGCACCGCTCGGCGTCGAGGAGATGGACGTTCTCCGCAACGCCGCCGATGGTCGTGTGCTGGCTGAGGATATCTATGCAACCGATCCGTTGCCCGATGTGCCGAAAGCGGCAGTCGACGGGTATGCGCTGCGCAGCGCCGATGGCGTCGCCCCGCGTCGTGTGATTGCCGAAGTGACTGCCGGTGCGGCGCCGGGGCTGCGCGTTGAGCCGGGGACTGCGGTTCGGGTTATGACCGGTGCGCCGGTGCCGGAAGGCGCCGACGCGGTGGTGATGGTAGAGCACACCGAGGAGCAGGATGGTACGCTGACGGTGCGCCATGCGCTCAGTGCTGGCGACAATATTCATACGGTCGGGCAGGATATTGCCGCCGGTCAATGTGTGTTGACGCGCGGCACGACGCTTGGCGCCGCCGAGATCGGGTTGCTGGCGACGGTCGGGCGTGTCCGGGTGCAGGTCTACCGTCGTCCGATTGTTGCGGTACTGGCAACCGGCGATGAGGTATATGAACCCGATGGCGAGGTGTTTCCCGGCGGTGTGCGCGATAGCAATCGCTATGCGCTGATGGCGGCGGCGCGCGAAGCCGGGTGTGTGGCGGTGTCGCTCGGCATCGCGCGTGATGACCTGTCGGTGCAGCGCGCGGCAATCCTCGATGCGGTTGATCGCGCCGATGTGCTGTTGACCAGCGGCGGCGTTTCAATGGGAACGCGCGACCTGATCAAGCCGTTGCTGGCAGAACTCGGTGCGGTGCATTTTGGACGCATTGCTTTCAAGCCCGGCAAGCCGACGACGTTTGCAACCATCGACCGTCCGGGACGCGCCGCTCCGCTCCTCGTCTTTGGGTTGCCCGGATTTCCGGTCTCATCGCTGGTTTCGTTTGAGGTGTTCGTGCGTCCGGCGCTCCGCCGGCTTCAGGGGGACGCGCGCCCTGAACGTCCGCGTGTGCGGGTGACGCTGCGCGATCCCATCTACCCCTCCGCTGATCGCCCGGAGTATCAGCGCGCCATCGTCGGTTGGGCGGAAGGTCGCCTGTTGGCGCGCAGTACGGGTCGCCAGGGAAGCAGTCGCCTGCTGTCAATGCTGGGCGCGAATGCGATGCTCATCGTTCCGCCAGGAACTCAGCCATTCCCGGCTGGCGCCGAACTCGAAGCGCTGCTCACCGGTCCGCTGGCACCGTTCGACGAATAG
- the trxB gene encoding thioredoxin-disulfide reductase codes for MHSKVVIIGSGPAGLTAALYAARANLEPLVIRGLQPGGLIATTSEVENYPGFIEGIGGFELADNMEKQAARFGARYMDAIVERVDLSQRPFRLVTDSGEEVTADALIISTGASPRKLGVPGEERLANRGVSYCATCDGFFFRNKKVVVVGGGNSALDEGLFLTRYVSELKIVHRRDALRADPILQERAFSNPKITFVWNSVVEEILGDDKVTGVRVRNLKTGEVSIIETDGVFPYIGHIPNTSLFKGQLELDENGYILADHRTRTAIPGVFAAGDVVDHIYRQAITAAGEGCKAAMEATWFLSEQEHAARKSAELATTPA; via the coding sequence ATGCACAGCAAAGTCGTCATTATTGGTTCTGGTCCGGCGGGATTGACCGCAGCCCTCTATGCGGCGCGTGCAAATCTCGAGCCGCTGGTGATCCGGGGGTTGCAGCCGGGCGGCTTGATTGCAACGACGAGCGAAGTCGAGAACTATCCCGGCTTCATCGAAGGAATTGGCGGCTTCGAGCTTGCCGATAATATGGAAAAGCAGGCAGCGCGTTTTGGCGCTCGTTATATGGATGCGATCGTCGAACGTGTCGATCTCTCGCAGCGCCCGTTCCGCCTCGTCACCGATAGCGGCGAGGAAGTGACGGCTGATGCCCTGATCATTTCAACCGGAGCGTCGCCGCGAAAACTGGGGGTTCCGGGTGAGGAGCGGCTGGCAAACCGCGGCGTGTCGTACTGCGCCACGTGCGATGGCTTCTTCTTCCGCAACAAGAAGGTCGTGGTGGTCGGCGGCGGCAACAGCGCCCTGGACGAAGGGCTGTTCCTGACGCGCTATGTTTCGGAGTTGAAGATTGTCCACCGGCGCGATGCGCTGCGCGCTGACCCGATCCTTCAGGAACGCGCGTTCTCCAACCCGAAGATTACGTTCGTGTGGAATTCGGTGGTCGAGGAAATCCTGGGGGACGACAAAGTGACGGGCGTGCGGGTGCGCAATCTGAAGACCGGTGAGGTTTCGATTATCGAGACCGACGGTGTTTTCCCGTACATCGGGCATATTCCAAACACGTCGTTGTTCAAGGGTCAGCTGGAACTTGACGAGAATGGATACATTCTTGCCGATCACCGGACGCGCACCGCGATTCCAGGGGTGTTCGCAGCGGGTGATGTGGTCGATCATATCTACCGCCAGGCGATCACGGCAGCCGGTGAGGGGTGCAAGGCGGCTATGGAAGCGACCTGGTTCCTGAGCGAACAGGAGCATGCCGCCCGAAAGTCGGCTGAACTCGCCACGACGCCAGCATAA
- a CDS encoding lamin tail domain-containing protein codes for MRRSLLILTILAMLWMFVTGPAYTADPPVALINEFMPAPASGPEWVEIVNCGDTPLDVSGWRIDDDTPGGPQTIIPSGTIISPYSLLVIELKTHILNNSGTDAVTLLDASGVPVDVAPYTSATVGKSFARIPDASAVWVRSDPSPGQWNMPPGLPSLTPSPSPADTASPTVTPDGTPEPAPSPEPTTPVIGTDTPLPSTPSDTPTATVKPAVTQTSSPTATDEPMLTRTPSPTDEPTATDEPTATWTPSPTRTPSPTRTPSPTRTPSPTEEPTATEEPTATRTPSPTRTPSPTRTPSPTRTPSPTDEPTATDEPTPTRTPSPTRTPSPTRTPSPTRTPSPTDEPTATDEPTPTRTPSPTRMPSPTRTPSPTRTPSPTREPAAGIELTATRTPSPTKTPTLTRTPSPTRTSSPTRTLSPTRTLSPTRTLSPTRTLSPTRVTSTGSAAPPDSRTTALPSTGKTGHGKESVAPLVTRRPYDRLPAWAPGGLPTAAPFVVSGERAEYGALLPSSATLSATPSATVSPPGATTSAPIAASPLIAIRISVGVLMMIAAGWLGARSRQRQTANRSNADDSGAEWSYDI; via the coding sequence ATGCGCCGGTCGCTCCTGATTCTAACAATCCTGGCTATGCTGTGGATGTTCGTTACCGGTCCGGCATACACCGCCGACCCTCCGGTTGCACTGATCAACGAATTCATGCCAGCTCCTGCAAGCGGACCGGAATGGGTCGAGATTGTCAACTGCGGCGACACACCGCTCGACGTGAGCGGTTGGAGGATCGACGATGATACGCCGGGCGGACCACAGACCATCATTCCATCCGGCACAATCATTTCGCCATACAGTCTGCTGGTTATCGAACTGAAGACCCACATCCTCAACAATAGCGGCACGGATGCAGTGACACTGCTCGACGCCTCCGGCGTTCCCGTTGACGTTGCCCCCTACACTTCGGCAACAGTTGGTAAAAGTTTTGCACGCATCCCGGATGCCAGCGCCGTCTGGGTCAGAAGCGATCCGTCGCCAGGTCAATGGAACATGCCGCCAGGATTGCCGTCGCTTACGCCCTCACCGTCACCTGCCGACACCGCCTCGCCAACCGTTACGCCTGACGGCACACCAGAACCCGCTCCCTCGCCGGAACCAACAACGCCCGTCATTGGAACTGATACTCCTCTTCCTTCAACGCCCTCCGATACACCGACGGCGACAGTTAAGCCAGCAGTGACGCAGACATCGTCGCCGACCGCAACCGACGAACCGATGCTGACGCGGACACCCTCGCCGACCGACGAGCCGACCGCCACTGACGAACCGACAGCAACGTGGACGCCCTCACCGACCCGCACCCCCTCGCCGACGCGGACGCCCTCGCCGACCCGCACCCCCTCGCCGACGGAGGAACCCACAGCAACAGAGGAGCCGACAGCGACCCGCACGCCGTCGCCGACGCGGACGCCCTCGCCAACCCGCACGCCGTCGCCGACCCGCACCCCGTCGCCGACCGATGAGCCGACCGCTACCGACGAACCGACGCCGACGCGGACGCCCTCACCGACCCGCACGCCGTCGCCAACCCGCACGCCGTCGCCGACCCGCACCCCTTCGCCGACCGACGAGCCGACCGCCACTGACGAACCAACGCCAACCCGTACCCCCTCGCCAACGCGGATGCCCTCGCCAACCCGCACCCCCTCGCCGACCCGCACACCTTCGCCAACGCGCGAACCTGCCGCAGGCATCGAACTGACAGCAACGCGCACACCCTCCCCGACGAAGACGCCAACCCTGACGCGCACGCCATCGCCAACTCGAACCTCATCCCCCACCCGCACCCTGTCACCGACCCGCACCCTGTCACCGACCCGCACCCTGTCACCGACCCGTACCCTGTCACCGACCCGCGTAACATCAACGGGCAGCGCTGCTCCGCCTGATTCGAGAACAACCGCATTGCCATCGACCGGTAAAACGGGGCATGGAAAGGAGAGCGTCGCACCCCTCGTCACACGTCGCCCCTACGACCGTCTGCCTGCCTGGGCGCCAGGGGGGTTACCGACTGCTGCGCCATTCGTTGTGTCGGGAGAACGGGCGGAATATGGCGCACTGCTTCCTTCTTCAGCCACTCTCTCCGCCACACCGTCGGCAACGGTGTCTCCTCCAGGTGCGACAACATCTGCACCCATCGCCGCTTCACCGCTGATCGCCATCAGGATAAGCGTCGGCGTTCTTATGATGATCGCCGCTGGATGGCTTGGCGCGCGATCGCGGCAGCGCCAGACAGCGAACCGCAGCAACGCGGATGACAGCGGCGCGGAATGGTCATACGACATATGA
- a CDS encoding ROK family protein has translation MLDPTPLIQERLTHNRWGLLGGQGCVLGFDIGSYGLRAALVDLSRHTFHAMHREPANESPQELVGGAIDLGNELMAAHGVTSAHLVRVGAGFGGPVDVRQGIVLLSPRAPGWERYPLREALENAFGASCVVDNDANLIALAEATFGVGRDTQHMVYIHLSTGVGAGLVLDGRLYHGATTTAGEIGHAVIGPVDPTRPGERPKTLEEHVSIKGLLSRAAELGFHTNLLSDIFSDHPVGRQVVAEAIDVLAVRIAQIVALIDPQMVVIGGVVARNGGEEFINAIRERMHTYIGKAVERPVQVVSAMLGADSVAIGAVALALESMRD, from the coding sequence ATGCTCGATCCGACGCCGCTCATCCAGGAGCGATTGACACACAACCGCTGGGGTCTGCTCGGCGGTCAGGGATGCGTCCTCGGTTTCGATATCGGCAGCTACGGATTGCGGGCAGCACTGGTGGATCTCAGCCGGCACACCTTTCATGCGATGCATCGCGAGCCGGCAAACGAATCGCCGCAAGAACTGGTCGGGGGCGCCATCGATCTGGGAAATGAGTTGATGGCAGCGCACGGTGTCACCTCCGCACACCTGGTTCGGGTTGGCGCCGGTTTCGGCGGACCGGTGGATGTGCGGCAGGGTATCGTTCTGCTCTCCCCGCGTGCGCCGGGCTGGGAACGTTACCCGCTGCGTGAAGCGCTCGAAAACGCTTTTGGCGCCTCGTGCGTGGTCGATAACGATGCCAACCTGATCGCTCTGGCGGAAGCCACATTTGGGGTTGGGCGCGACACCCAGCACATGGTGTATATTCACCTGAGTACCGGTGTTGGCGCCGGATTGGTGCTCGACGGGCGCCTGTACCACGGCGCAACGACAACCGCCGGAGAGATCGGACATGCGGTTATCGGTCCGGTGGATCCGACCCGTCCCGGTGAACGGCCCAAAACGCTGGAAGAGCACGTATCGATCAAGGGGTTGCTGAGTCGCGCGGCAGAACTCGGCTTCCACACAAACCTGTTGAGCGACATCTTCAGCGATCATCCGGTGGGGCGTCAGGTTGTCGCCGAAGCGATTGACGTGCTGGCAGTACGGATCGCTCAGATCGTCGCACTCATCGACCCGCAGATGGTGGTCATCGGCGGGGTTGTGGCGCGCAACGGGGGCGAGGAGTTCATCAACGCCATCCGGGAACGGATGCACACCTATATCGGTAAAGCGGTCGAACGACCGGTGCAGGTGGTCTCCGCCATGTTGGGCGCCGACAGTGTGGCAATCGGGGCAGTGGCGCTGGCGCTCGAGAGCATGCGCGATTGA